Genomic DNA from Campylobacter concisus:
TGCTAACACCAAGAAAGGCAAGCAACGCACTTAGAGCGATAAATGGCTGAGTTTTATCAAATCTTAAATATTTAAAAAGTAGGTACTTTGGTAAGCTTGTCATCAAATAGCCTTTAAAAGATTAAGGCGCTTTGGCGCCTTAAAAGTAGAAATTTTAAGCAAATATGCCTTTTTTAGGGCCACTTTTGCCGTGGCAATCTTTATATTTTTTACCGCTTCCGCAAGGGCATGGAGCGTTTCTTGGTATCTTTTTTTCTGGCGTGAAATTTTCATCTTCACCTTGGTTGTTGTAGTTTAGAGGCTCATTTTCAGCATTTTGACTAGCTTCTAGCATCATCCTAGCTTGCTCTTCTTGCTCCTCACGGCTCTTAAATCTTACAACCTGAAGCGTTTTAACGCTCTCAGTTTTTAGTCTGCCAACTAGCTCCATAAAGAGGTTGTAGCTCTCTTTTTTATATTCAACTAGCGGATCTTTTTGATTATACCCTCTTAGACCTATACCAGTTTTTAGGATATCCATCTGATAGAGGTGCTCTCTCCACGCATTATCAAGTACTTGAAGGTATAAAATTTTCTCTATATCTTTTCTTTGCTCTTCGTTTAGCACGCTCATCTTTTCGTTATATCTAACCTCTAAAATTTGCGCTATTTTCTCTACTAGTTCATTATACTCTAGTCCTTTTAGCTCGCTCTCGTCGATCTCTTCGCCGCAGTCCGCAAGGATGATAGAGCATAAATTTTTAATGTCATAGTCATCTTTCAAGCCGCCATGGAAAATTTCAGCCGTATCAAGTAAATTTGTAGCGTATTCAACTCTGTTTTGAGCTATCTTTTCGCTCATATCGTAGTTTTTATCAAGTAGCTCATCGCGGTATTTATAGATAGTCTTTCTTTGTTCATTTGCCACGTCGTCATACTCAAGCAAGTGCTTTCTAGCCTCAAAGTGCAAGCTCTCGACTTTCTTTTGAGCATTTTCAACAGCTCTTGTCACCATGCGGCTTTCGATGCTTTCGCCCTCGTCGATACCAAGCCTATCCATGATCGCTTTTATGCGGTCGCTACCAAAAATTCTTAAAAGATTATCCTCCAAGCTTAGGTAAAATCTACTCATGCCAGGATCGCCCTGACGTCCAGCACGGCCACGCAGCTGATTATCTATCCTTCTACTTTCGTGCCTTTCGGTGCCGATGATATATAGACCGCCAAGGTCTCTCACCTCGTCATTTATCCTGATATCAACACCACGTCCAGCCATGTTTGTAGCGATAGTTACAGCGCCTTTTACACCAGCTTGCGCGATGATCTCAGCCTCTTTTTCGTGATTTTTAGCATTTAGCACAGAGTGTGGGATGCCAGCTTTTTTAAGCATCTCGTGAAGCACCTCACTACGCTCGATACTTGCAGTTCCTACAAGCACTGGCTGACCTTTTTCGTGAGCCTTTTTGACTTCGTCGATGACAGCTTTAAATTTCTCATTTTGAGTTTTGTAGATAAGGTCGTTTTGATCGATCCTCTTAACTGGCACGTTTGTAGGTATCGAGATAACTTCAAGATTATAAATTTGAGAAAACTCAGTAGCCTCTGTCTGAGCCGTACCAGTCATACCTGCAAGTTTTTTATACATTCTAAAGTAGTTTTGATATGTTGTGTCAGCTAGTGTTTGGCTCTCTTCTTGGATTTTTACGCCCTCTTTTGCCTCAAGTGCTTGGTGAAGCCCCTCACTAAAGCGTCTGCCCTCACTTAGACGTCCTGTAAATTCATCAACGATGACAACCTCGCCATCTTTTACGACGTAATGAACGTCTTTTTCAAAGAGATTGTGCGCCTTTAGAGCTTGATCTAAGTGGTGGCTTAGCACGGCATTTTCAAGGTTGTATAAATTTTCAACCCCAAATAGCTTTTCAGCCTTGCTTATGCCAGCCTCTGTGATCATTATCGTTCTATTTTTTTCATCTACTATAAAATCCCCCGTTGGCTTTGAGCCTGGCACGTTTGGATCGGCCGGAGTGCCTCTAGTAAGCTGTTTTGCGACTTGATCAGCTCTTATGTAACCATCAAGCGTGCGGTTTGTTGGGCCAGAGATTATAAGCGGCGTTCTAGCCTCATCTATCAATATACTATCGACCTCATCCACGATAACGAAGTTGTGGCCTCTTTGCACCTTTTGACCAGCTTCAAATTTCATATTGTCACGAAGGTAGTCAAAGCCAAATTCTGAGTTTGTGCCGTATGTTATGTCAGCGTTATAGGCAGCTTGCCTAACCTCATCATCGTATCCGCCACTTAGTATCACATCGACGCTTAAGCCTAAAAAGTTATAAAGCTCGCCCATTTGCGTCGCGTCACGCTTTGCAAGGTAGTCATTTACTGTTACTACATGCACACCCTTGCCACTCATCGCGTTTAATATAACTGGCAAAGTCGCAACCAAGGTCTTACCCTCGCCTGTCTTCATCTCAGCGATCCTGCCCTCGTTTAGCACCATGCCGCCTATTAGCTGAACATCAAAATGGCGCATCTTAAGCACCCTTTTGCTAGCCTCTCTAACTAACGCAAAGACATCATTTAAAATTTGATCCAAAGTGACTTTCTCTTCGACAACTTGGGCTTTTAGCTCGTTAAATTTAATCTTAAGCTCATCATCACTCATCTTCTCATAAGTAGGCTCTAGCGCGTTTATCTGCGCCACACGTTTTATGTATTTTTTGACTTCTCTATCGTTTTTCGTGCCAAAAATCTTTCTAAATACCGATGAAATCATTACTTTACCTTCCTAAATTTTTAAACTTTGGATCTTAGCATAGTTTAACTATTTATTTAATTAAACTGGGCTAGAATACGCCAAAAAAGGATAAAAAATGAGAAAATTTTTAGTTGCATCTCTTGTCGCAGTTTGCTCATTTGGCGCTGGCTTAAATTTTAAAAGCCTGCAAAGTGACTTTACGCAAACTGTTTTTAGCGAAGGCAAAAGCATAAATTACAAGGGTAGATTTTACGCAAAAAACGACAATACTGCACTTTGGATATATGAAAGTCCAACGCCAAAAAGAATTTATTTTAACAAAGAGCGTGTGATCGTAATTGAGGACGAGCTTGAGCAAGCCATCATTTCAAAGCTTGATGATACGCCAAATTTGACGCAAATTTTAGCTCACGCAGAGCAAATTCAACCAACACTTTATAAGGCGATATATGACGGAGTTGAGTACTTTATAACTATTAAAAACACACTTCCAACGACGATTGACTATAAAGATAAACTTTCAAATAAAATAAAAATCACTCTAAGCAACCCTGTAAAAGATGCGCTCATTCCACAAGAGACGCTAACTCCTGTCATTCCTCAAGGTTACGACATCGTAAATCAATAAATTTGGCTAGCTTTAGCCAAATTTATTCACTTCTCTCCGAAGTCTTTTCCAAATTCCTGCACGTTATTTAGATCGATAGGCTTTTGAACTACATCATTTGGATCTGGCGAAATGATGATCTCATTGCCCTTTTTCTTCTTTTCTGGTTTTGTTACAATCTCTTCATTAACGCTTGGATCGGAGCATAAATTTTGGCTTTTTATTGCTTTTATGATCTCGCTTAGTTCAAGATTATTTATCACTTTTATATTTAAGATAAGCACATCATCGATATCAAGAGAGTGCTTTTTGGCTGCGTATTTTATGAAAAGCTCTTTAAATTTCTCTTTTCCCATTGAGGTTAAAATATCTTCCACGTAAAAGCTACCAACTATTATGTTTAAAGTATCAAGCACGTAGGCTTCATTCTCCTCCACATCACGTCCGACAACTTCAAGGTTCATATTTATCTTTTTTGTTAAATTTTGTCCAGCTTTTGAGTAGATATCTGTTTGAAAGTCACTCACTTTTAGCACGTCTGCGAATGCAAAAACGCCAAAAACAAGGCTTAAAAATAGCTTTTTCATAAACTCTCCTTAATATGCAAAAATACGTTTTCTTGGTAAAATTTCTTAACTTCGTCGTCAATTTTAACCACTTTTCTTAAATGCTGCCTAAAATCACTTTTCTTATCATAAAAAAGTTTTAAATTTTTAGGACTTACTGCGCGAGAAAGTGCGACATAGAGCTGTCCTTTGGCAAAAATGTGGTTGATATTACAAATGAGCGAGTTTATGCTCATTCCTTGAGATTTGTGGATAGTTAGAGCGTAAGCAAGCTTAAATGGAAACTGGTAGAGTGACGCCTGTACATTTTCTTCGATCTCATCTTCGTTTAAATTTAACGAACTAAATATATAAGCGGCTTTTTCTATCTCACAAATTTCGCCACTATCTTTTTTCACGATCACGCTTAAAATGACTCCGTTTTCTTTTAAGATTTGCATGATCTTACCTTGCTCGCCGTTATAGTACTCACCCCATTTATTTGACGTAAAGATGATCTTAGCGCCTATCTTCATCTCCAAATCTCTTGAGATATTTAGTGTATTTGCCCATTTTTCAAACTCTTTTTTATCTAAATTTTCATCCAAAATGCTTACATCTGAGTTTGAAATTTCAAGTGGCGTGCTAAGCTCTGAAAGCCTTTTTTGATTTAGCATTTCAGCCTCGGCGTTTCTGCCAAAAAGCACGCTCGTATCATCATCTGGCTCTATCTTGGTCACTCTTAAACTCTCTATATAGCTCATTATTTCATCATCTAGCTCGCCTACTCTAAGACGAGAGAGAATCTCGTAAAATTTAAGATCGTTTGTACGTTTTGAGATTAGTAGTTCAACATTTGTAAATTTCATATCCTCCCACGCACTGGAGTTAAAAGCGTATAAAAAATTAAAAAGCCTATTTTCGTTTTGCTCCTTTTGCACTGGCGGAAGCTGATAAAAATCACCCACTATAAGCACCCTGCCTTTAAATTTGGAAGTAAGTAGTCGGTATCTTATCATCTCCATTAAATCTGAGCTCACCATTGAAATTTCATCGATTACTAGTAGATCACAAGCATCTAGCATATTTCTTAGCTTGCTTAGTTTGTCTTTTTGATGATAGTCAAAGCGCCTTAGCTCCTCATAGTCCTTGCAGTAGCCAAATTTAAAAAAGCTATGCAAGCTAACTCCTCCAAGGCTAACGGCACTTATGCCAGTTGAGCCAAGGATTATGACGTTTTTAAAATTTTCTTTGTAGTGTCTGATGATGGAGGCAGTTAGATAGCTCTTGCCAACACCGCCACCGCCTGTTAAAAAGACGTTTGAGCGAGATAAAATTTCTAAAATTTGCTCTTTCATCTACTCAAACATCTCTGGGCGATACTCAAAGTGCATCGTATCAAAGTGCTTCCAGCGTCCACCCCAGATAAATTTATGTTTTTCAAAAACACGCACTATCTTTTCAGGGATGAGGTTTTGGTAGCCCTTGCTCCACTGCCAGTAGTGGCTCTTTTTCACATTTATATCAATCGCAATACCGTAGCTGTGCGGACTCAAGCGGTTTGTGCCAGCGATGATGCGCCATTTAAATGTCCCACCTGGATCTTTTAAATACTCAAGCGAGCTCGCATCACTTTTTACCATATCGTTTAGCTCATTGCTTACGTCTTGCAAAGCAGCTGCGGCTCCATTTTTAGAATTAAATTGTAACTTTAGCGCAAGGCTATCTTTTAGCCAAACGACATCTACCAAATTTGCTTTTACCTCGCTCTCGCTTGAGCCATAAATTTTGCCTAAAAGCTCGTAGTTTCTACATCTGCCAGCATCACTTAGTGTGGTGCTAAGTGGCGAAAATGCAGCGTAATCAAGCGCATTCATATCCTCTATATCAGCACCGATACTACACTCATCATCTTTTTGTTTAAAGTCATCATAGACAAATATTGTTCCATCACCAAATTTGACCAAATTATCCTCAACCTTAACATCATAAGCCCTTTGTAAAGCTAAAATTTTTCTAGCTTTATCGCTTATTACATTTTCGGGCTTTATCACATTTATAGAATCGACTTTTGAAATGAGCAAATTTGAGTTTTGTATATCACTTCTGTTTTGTCCGATATTTAACGTAGTTACTGCCGTAGCACCGATTAATGCTCTGCCGTTATTTTCGGTTTTTAACCCCCAAGCATCATGCACCACATATATATCATCACCCTTGTATCCAGCATAAAGCATGATATGCCCTGGCAGATGCACAAGCGTAAGATATGGCACACCTTTTTCTTTTATCTCTTTTGTCTTAGCAGCGTTATTAAGTCCTTTTAGATCAAATTTTTGTCCCATATTTGCTTGGGCTCTTGAGTTTCTAGGCAACCACACGCCAAAACTTGCTAGCAAATCTTTGGTGAAAAGTGAGCAATCCCTTAACTTATCGACCCCACCCCAACCATAAGGCTGAGTAAGAAGAGAGCTAATAAGTGTTTTTAGATTTGAGTCATTAAATTTAAGAGGAAAAAGAGCGCCAACAGACTTTGGCAACACAAATTCTCTCAAGAGATTTCTCACATAAATTTTACCATAGTAGTTTTTACTATCCTGCGCCAAAACGGGCAGTATCGCTCCAACCCTTGAATAAAACAAGAAATTTCCAGCCTTGTCATAAACTGGCATCTTGTCCGTTTTTATAGTCACAAAACTTGACTTTTGATAGGCATTCGCCTCATCATCGCTTATAAATTTTATATCCTCGACCTTTACCCAGCCCCAAACCGCATCATCGCTAACAAATGCCCATGCCCTATCTTTAGAAAGATGTGAGATAAAAAGTGGATGAGCGATGCTTAGGGTTGATTCTTGTAGATAATCAAACGGATAGCCCTCGCCTGGAGTTTGCGGATTTAAAAATATCGGCTCATCGGTTGGAAAATTTCTTAAAGCTGTGTTTGCCGAAGTTAAAGCATAAGCAGAGATGCTTGAAAGAGCTGAAAAATTTGCATTGTCCTTTTGTGCGTCAAACCAGCTTTGTGGGATCTGTCTAAAATTTGAGCCAAAATACTTTCTCTTTTCGCTTGGCTTATATATATTAAATGCCCAAAAGACATCATTTGGATTAAATTTTACGCCCCTTAATGTAAAAACCTTAAACCTTCTTTTTAAAATTTCTTCTTGGTCAAAGCTTGCGCTTTGCATATTTTGCGGTAGCGACGAGGCGTCTTGCTTCATTTCAAAATCAAGCAAACTAATGCGTTCATTTGGCTTATATACATTTTCATCTGGTAAAGAATTTTGCACACTTGGCTTTGGCTGGGTCTGTGAACATCCCAAAAACAAAGCAACGCTAAATGCTAAAAATATACCCTTTTTCAACTTTTTTCCTTATCCTTAAAAATAGCTTCGACGATCAAAACAAAAATATAAAACATCTTTTCATCGTTATTTTTACAAATTTGCTTCATAGTCTCATTCTCACTTTTTACTTTTATGTCATTTGATTTTAAAATTTCTACAATATCAGAGCCAAATTTCTTTGAAAGCTCGCCAACTTTTACATCATTTAGAGCGTTTAAAAACCTAGTTGTATTGCAGTCCATCTGCACTGGCTTGTGATTTAAGATATTTTTAAACTCAAGGCTTAGTTTCTTTAACTTTTTCTTCTTAACATAACTATGGACAATCGTCAAAACAACCAAACTAAAGCCAAAGAAAATGTGTAAATTCAGCGAATTTTCACTCATCTCCCCATTTAAGAAAAGAACGCCGCTCATAAAAAGACCGATCACACAGATAAAAAGCAGCAACAAGATGATGTACTTAAAAATCACCTCAAGTATAATGTTGTCTTTTAGCCTATCAAACATCAAGCCCTACTATCTCATCTTCGCTTAATACTAAAATTTCATTTTCTTTTAGCAGTTTTGCTGTGATGCCATCGCCTAAAATAAGCCTCTTACTAAAGCTTCCGTCATAAATTTGCCCACTTCCACAACTTGGACTTTTTGATTTTAAAATAGCCTTTTTGCAACCATTTAGTTTGGCTATCTTTAGGCAAATTTCTGCTCCATTTTTGAAATTTTCACTCACATCTTTGCCTGAAAATTTACAAACAACCGCACCATTTTTCATCTCAGCCGGTTCTCTTGGCGTGCTAAGTCCACCATAAACTTCAGGACAAACAAAAAGCAGATGAAATCTCTTTGAAATTTCATCTAAAACATCTTTATTTAAAAGATTATTTTCGCCGTTAAATTTACAATTTATGCCGACTAGGCAAGCACTTATTAGGATTTTTTCTTTCAAAGTCCAGCTTCTTTTAAAAGTTCACCAGCATAAATTTCTCGAAGTTTGCTTGAAATTTCTCCTACTTTTGCACCATTTATCGCCTTGCCATCAGCATAAACGACTGGTAATAGTATGAGCGTTGCAGCCGAGATAAAGACTTCATCAGCACCATAAACTTCATCCATGCTAAATTTTCGCTCCTCTATCTTAAGTCCAATATCTTTAGCGATCCTTAAAAGTCTCATACGGCGAATTCCTGGCAAAATTTCATTTGAAAGTGGTTTTGTGATTAAAGTTTTATCCTTGATAATAAAAGCACTTGAGCTGCAACCCTCTGTGACAAAGCCATTTTCCACCATAAAGCCCTCATATGCACCTTTTTTGTGAGCTTCATTTTTAGCATAGCACTGAGCTAGAAGCGAGATTGATTTGATATCGCGCCTCTTCCATCTGATATCCTCGACACTTACCACCTTTATACCAGTTTTTGCAGTAGGATTGTTTAAAATTTCACTCTCGTAGCAAAAGATAAAGACGCTTGGTGTTAGATTTTCCATAAAATAGAAATTTCTAAACGCTACACCTCTTGTTACTTGCATGTAAATTCCGCCCTCTTTTAAGGCGTTTTTAGCGATTATCTCGTTTAAGATTGTCTCAAATTTTTCCTTTTCGTATGGCAAGCTTATATCTATCTCATTTAAGCTTCTTTCAAATCTCGCCCAAAATCCATCTTTATCAACCATTTTTGAATTTATTACAGGCACAACCTCATAAATTCCATCGCCAAATATAAATCCTCTATCAAAAGCACTAACTTTTGCCTCGTCTTTTTGCAAAAATTCTCCATTTAAAAAGACGGTTTGTAAAGCTTGATCTGCCATTTTTAGCTCCTTAAATTTTGGGCAAATTGTATCTAATTTTGTTTGAATTTATAGATTCTTAGATATAATGAGCCAAAATTTTAAAGGTAAAAAGTCTATAAAAAATGCAAGAAACTTTAAAAGATAGAATCATAAAAAACGTTTTTTTTGTTTCAAAACAGCCAGTTTTATTCAGGGATCTACTTGAAGCAAATGCCCTTTTTAACGAAGGTATGCTAATAGATGGAGCAAAGCTAAATTTTAGATTTAATCACATCAAGCTCTATCAGATTTACGCACTTATCTGTTTTGTCATTTTATTTCCATTGTTAATCATCACGCATCATTTTTTAGCAAAAACTGATGCACACATATCGATAATAGCGACTGCTGTCGTTACTTCGGCCGTTTTTATTGGCTTTGATATGTTTAAAGTTTGGGCAAGAAGAGAGATAAGTCACGATCTTATCAAGAAAGCTTGGAGTGTGCATTTTCCTTATTTTAGCTATGAAAAATACTCAAGCAAGGTCGAAGAAATTTATAATACTGCTATAAAAAACGACATATCAAAAAAAGATTTAGAACAATATATATATGAAAAGCTAATCTCTCAAAAAGAGAGTAATTAATTAGCAAGTTAAGCTTGGCTTTGTTTATTGAGCTAATTTTATTTTTGTGCAGTTATATACAAAATAGCTATATTATTTGCCAATATAATTGAATCGCAAAAATTTAGATGAGAATAAATAAAGCTTTAAATGTTTCGTTATTTCCATTGGCGCTCTTGCATATTGTTTAAAATTTGATTTTTATAACGTAAATTTTCAAGCTTTATATTAAGAGCTCTATTTTCCTCTAAAAGCATATCTCGCTTACCGCTAATGTCCGCTATATCTCTACTTATATAATAAATTTGATTCGCTATGTAAATTTTTGGCAAAAATATAGCTAGAGCTATAAAAACAGCTAAATAGACCATCACTAATGTCTTAAAGCTTAAATTTACCTCACGTTTTTGCTCCTCGTCGTGAAGCGTTAGTAGCTCTTCTTTTTCTTGCATTTTTATCCCTTTATCTTAAAAACCCGCAGTTTTGCGCTCTTGCTTCGTGAGTTTATCTTTAGCTCATTTTGGCTTGCTGTTAGTGGCTTTTTTGTCAAAATTTCGCCTAATTCGTGGTTATTTCCGCACTCACATCTATAAACACCAGGTAGGCAGATACAGCTATTAGCCCATTTTTTAAAGCGCTCTTTTACGATCCTATCTTCAAGCGAGTGAAATGTAATAATCGCCACAAGACAATCTTTAAACCCACATTTTTCTATACTATCAAGTAAATTTGTTAGCTCATCTAGCTCTCCATTTACCTCTATCCTGATGGCTTGAAAGGCAAGTATTGCAGGGCTAACTCCACGCCCTTTTATATGGGCTGTACCTATTAAATTTGCAAGCTCTTTTGCACTCGTTATCTTGCCTAAATTTCTAGCATTTATAATCTTGTTTGCGATCCCGGCAGCATTTTTTAGCTCGCCATAATCTCTAAAAATTCTAACCAACTCATCAAAAGAGTAATCATTTACAACATCATATGCGCTAAAATTTCGCTCTTTGTCCATGCGCATGTCAAGCGTACTTGAGCCAAGACTAAAGCCTCTATCATCTTTATCTATCTGAAGTGAGCTAACACCGATGTCAGCCAAAATTCCTCTAACATTTAAAATTTCTTCTTGGCTTAGCTTACTAGTCAATTCAGAGAAGTTACTTTTATAAATTTTAACCCTACTACCAAATGGCTCAAGTTTTTTTAGTGAAAAATTTATAGCTTCATTATCTCTATCACAGGCAATTAAATTTAAATTTTTATTTTGAGACAAAATGGCACTGGAGTGTCCGGCATATCCAAGCGTGTAATCTATAAAATTTCCATTTAAATTTTTAAAAAAAGATAGAACTTCATCAAGTAAAACACTGATATGTGGACTTTGCAACACTGCCTCTTTATAGTAAATAGTGTGGAAAATTTATCGAAATTTTACTTAAAAAGCTATCATTACACAAAATTTTACATAAATTTTAAGATAGCTTAAATATAATCGCTTAAATGTAGGAGAAAAAATGGAGCTAGAACACTCAATAAATGAGATAAAAACGATATCACTTTCTATGTTTAGAAAGAATTTTTTTGGCGTCTTTCACGGCTCGATTTCGGCAAGAGTCGAAAAAAATCAATTTATAATCAATAAACAAAATGCCATTTTTGATAATTTAAAAGATGATGATTTGACACTTCTTTCATCAAAAAAAGACTATCGCTGGAATGAAGCTAGTCTTGATGCTGATATACACTTAAATATTTATAAAAATATAAATGAGGCAAGATTTGTTTGCTACGCGATGCCACCATACGCAACTGCCTACGCAATGAAACATGAAAAAATTGTACCGAAAGATTATTTTGGGTATATGAGATTTGATAAAATTTCTGTTTATGATCCAAAACAATATGATGACTGGTATGAACGTGCAGAAACTGAAATTTATAGATATATGGTTGAAAAAAATACAAACATTATTATCATTAAAGGATATGGTATTTATGCATACAGCAGAAGCCCACAACTTCTTGCAAAAGAGATAGCTTTACTAGAAAATAGCTGCAAATTGCTTCATTTAACTAGTGGTTATAGCGATTATAGTATTTAAAAATTTTGCTAACAATACTAAAAAATTGTTAGCGAAATCCTCCACAAAGATATTTTTAAAGCCCCTATTTTAAGCTTATTTAAGGCAATTTTATATAATATATCATACAAATTTCGTTAGTCTTTTAAAGGAAAATTTAATGTTGTCTTGGATGCAAAAACATAAAAAATACCTAGTTGTTACCATTTGGGTAAGTACAATAGCCTTTGTTGGAGCAGGCTTTGTAGGCTGGGGAGCATATGATTTAAATAGCAATCGAGCCACTTCAGTAGCAAAAGTAGGACACAGAAATATAAGCATTCAAGAACTGCAACAAAAATACGATAGTTTGTATCAATACTACAATAATCTTTTTGATGGTAAATTAACGCAAGAAAAGGCCAATGAGTTAGGCTTACAAAATGCTGCACTTCAGGCTACAATTCAAGAGAATTTACTATTAAATTTTGCAGACGATATAGGTCTTAGTGTTAGCAAAGATGATATTTTAAAATATATAATCGTTGATCCAACATTTCAAAAAGATGGTGCTTTTGATAAAAATTTATACTATGATATTTTAAGAAGGGTCAGAACAAATCCAACCGATTTTGAAGAAAATTTAAAACTAACAATACTACTTGATAAGCTTAGAACTATTTTAAATTTACCAGCTAGCAAAGAAGACATTGCAATGATGGAAGCAAGCTTTTTTATGCAAGACAAATTAGCAATACAGATAATAAATGCTAATCAAAGTGATATAAAAATAGATGAAAAAGAGCTAAAGGATCTTTGGGAAATAAATAAAAACAACTATATGACAAAGACTATATACGGTCTAGAAACATACTTTATAGAGTCAAATAAAAATGATGTAAATCAAACTACTTTGAGTGACTACTATAACGAAAACAAGGAGAGATACAAAGGCCCTGATGATAAAATCAAATCATTTGACGAAGTAAAGACTGAAGTTGTCAAAGACTACAATATTGAGAAAAGTAAGACCGATGCTTTAAAAAAATATACCTCTATCAAAAAAGCTGAGCTTGCAACAAATGAATTTGTTAGTATAAATGAAGATAATGCGACATTCTCGCTCGATGAAATAAAAGGGGCAAAAGTTGGTGAGGTGATAAAACCGTTTACATATAAAGATGGATATTTGATAGTTAGAGTAAAAAGTATAACTCCTCCACAACCTATGAGTTTTGAACAAGCAAGAGCAATGGTGCTTGAAATTTACAAAGATAAAAAGAAAAAAGAAAACCTAATAACCATAGCAAAAGAGTCTTTACAAAATTTCAAAGGAACTGATATAGGCTTTATCAGTAGAGATATAAATGGCTCTATCTTAGGACTAAATGAAAGTGAAACTAGAGCTTTTGTTTCTCAACTTTTTGAAACTAACAACAAAAAAGATTATGTTATATTAGAAGACAAGGCCGTTATATACGACATTTTGGAACAAAGGTTGCTTGTAGATAATATAGATAATAACTATAAGCAAATAACACAGCAGAACGTTACAATGCTTAAAAATAATGAGCTAATAAAAGATTTAACAAACAAACTTAAAAAATACTATGAAGTTAAAGAATATATCAAAAGGTAATTTATCTTGAGTACAAAAATTTTAGGTATAGATATCGGCTCTTTCCAGATTTGTGCAGTAATAGCACAACATGATGAAAATGGTATTAAGATAATTGGAATTGGAACTGAAAAAACGCAGGGAATAAGAAAAGGTGTTATAACTAATATTGAACAAGCTGCAAAGTCGATAAAAAATGCATTGATAGAAGCACAAAGAGTTGCAGGAACACGCTATGAAAAAGTCATAGTTTCTATTTCTGGTGCGTATACAAAAAGCGTTGATAGTAGCGGTGTAGTAAATATACCAAATCATGAAATAGGTATAAAAGAGATTGAGCGTGCTATGCAAATGGCCGATCATACGGCTGACATACCTCATGAATATGAAAAACTACATGTTCTTCCTTATAATTTTAAAGTAGATGGGCAAGAACATATTGAAGATCCAATAGGTATGAACGGTAGTAGGCTAGAAGTTCAAACACATATTGTTACAGTACAAAAGTCATCTATTAGCAACCTAAGAAAAGCCGTAAATTTAGCAGGTGTTCAACTAGATAATATAGTGCTTTCAGGATATGCTTCTGCGATAGCAACATTAAC
This window encodes:
- the lolA gene encoding LolA-like outer membrane lipoprotein chaperone, with translation MRKFLVASLVAVCSFGAGLNFKSLQSDFTQTVFSEGKSINYKGRFYAKNDNTALWIYESPTPKRIYFNKERVIVIEDELEQAIISKLDDTPNLTQILAHAEQIQPTLYKAIYDGVEYFITIKNTLPTTIDYKDKLSNKIKITLSNPVKDALIPQETLTPVIPQGYDIVNQ
- a CDS encoding ATP-dependent DNA helicase — translated: MKEQILEILSRSNVFLTGGGGVGKSYLTASIIRHYKENFKNVIILGSTGISAVSLGGVSLHSFFKFGYCKDYEELRRFDYHQKDKLSKLRNMLDACDLLVIDEISMVSSDLMEMIRYRLLTSKFKGRVLIVGDFYQLPPVQKEQNENRLFNFLYAFNSSAWEDMKFTNVELLISKRTNDLKFYEILSRLRVGELDDEIMSYIESLRVTKIEPDDDTSVLFGRNAEAEMLNQKRLSELSTPLEISNSDVSILDENLDKKEFEKWANTLNISRDLEMKIGAKIIFTSNKWGEYYNGEQGKIMQILKENGVILSVIVKKDSGEICEIEKAAYIFSSLNLNEDEIEENVQASLYQFPFKLAYALTIHKSQGMSINSLICNINHIFAKGQLYVALSRAVSPKNLKLFYDKKSDFRQHLRKVVKIDDEVKKFYQENVFLHIKESL
- a CDS encoding SH3 domain-containing protein; amino-acid sequence: MKKGIFLAFSVALFLGCSQTQPKPSVQNSLPDENVYKPNERISLLDFEMKQDASSLPQNMQSASFDQEEILKRRFKVFTLRGVKFNPNDVFWAFNIYKPSEKRKYFGSNFRQIPQSWFDAQKDNANFSALSSISAYALTSANTALRNFPTDEPIFLNPQTPGEGYPFDYLQESTLSIAHPLFISHLSKDRAWAFVSDDAVWGWVKVEDIKFISDDEANAYQKSSFVTIKTDKMPVYDKAGNFLFYSRVGAILPVLAQDSKNYYGKIYVRNLLREFVLPKSVGALFPLKFNDSNLKTLISSLLTQPYGWGGVDKLRDCSLFTKDLLASFGVWLPRNSRAQANMGQKFDLKGLNNAAKTKEIKEKGVPYLTLVHLPGHIMLYAGYKGDDIYVVHDAWGLKTENNGRALIGATAVTTLNIGQNRSDIQNSNLLISKVDSINVIKPENVISDKARKILALQRAYDVKVEDNLVKFGDGTIFVYDDFKQKDDECSIGADIEDMNALDYAAFSPLSTTLSDAGRCRNYELLGKIYGSSESEVKANLVDVVWLKDSLALKLQFNSKNGAAAALQDVSNELNDMVKSDASSLEYLKDPGGTFKWRIIAGTNRLSPHSYGIAIDINVKKSHYWQWSKGYQNLIPEKIVRVFEKHKFIWGGRWKHFDTMHFEYRPEMFE
- a CDS encoding chemotaxis protein, whose amino-acid sequence is MFDRLKDNIILEVIFKYIILLLLFICVIGLFMSGVLFLNGEMSENSLNLHIFFGFSLVVLTIVHSYVKKKKLKKLSLEFKNILNHKPVQMDCNTTRFLNALNDVKVGELSKKFGSDIVEILKSNDIKVKSENETMKQICKNNDEKMFYIFVLIVEAIFKDKEKS
- a CDS encoding DUF523 domain-containing protein — protein: MKEKILISACLVGINCKFNGENNLLNKDVLDEISKRFHLLFVCPEVYGGLSTPREPAEMKNGAVVCKFSGKDVSENFKNGAEICLKIAKLNGCKKAILKSKSPSCGSGQIYDGSFSKRLILGDGITAKLLKENEILVLSEDEIVGLDV
- a CDS encoding D-amino-acid transaminase → MADQALQTVFLNGEFLQKDEAKVSAFDRGFIFGDGIYEVVPVINSKMVDKDGFWARFERSLNEIDISLPYEKEKFETILNEIIAKNALKEGGIYMQVTRGVAFRNFYFMENLTPSVFIFCYESEILNNPTAKTGIKVVSVEDIRWKRRDIKSISLLAQCYAKNEAHKKGAYEGFMVENGFVTEGCSSSAFIIKDKTLITKPLSNEILPGIRRMRLLRIAKDIGLKIEERKFSMDEVYGADEVFISAATLILLPVVYADGKAINGAKVGEISSKLREIYAGELLKEAGL